In Raphanus sativus cultivar WK10039 chromosome 5, ASM80110v3, whole genome shotgun sequence, the following proteins share a genomic window:
- the LOC108862058 gene encoding pentatricopeptide repeat-containing protein At2g13600: MARNSFLKLASFSNSSPFANLLDSCIKSKLPPNYVRAVHASITKSPFSNEVFIQNRLIDAYAKRGSLRDARKVFDEMPQRNVYTWNALVTALAKLGLLEEADSLFRSMPERDQCTWNSMVSGFAQSDRCEEALRYLAEMHKGGFLLNEYACASGLSACSSLVDVSRGVQIHSLIAKSPGLLSDVHIGSALVDMYSKCGEVDDAQQVFDEMGGGRRNVVTWNSLITCYEQNGPVAEALNVFRLMLRSGFEPDEVTLASVVSACASLSAVKVGREVHGRVAKDVKLRNDIILSNAFVDMYAKCGRVKEARIVFDSMPIRNVIAETSMVSGYAMAASTKAARLMFTEMTERNVVSWNALIAGYTQNGENEEALSLFCLLKRESVSPTHYTFANILKACADLAELHLGMQAHVHVLKHGFKFQSGEETDIFVGNSLIDMYVKCGCVEDGYLVFRKMVERDCVSWNAMIIGFAQNGYGNEALELFREMLASGEKPDHITMIGVLSACGHAGLVDEGRHYFSSMTRDFGVAPLRDHYTCMVDLLGRAGFLEEAKSMIEEMMPMEPDSVIWGSLLGACKVHRNFTLGKYVAEKLLEVETSNSGPYVLLSNMYAENGQWEDVMNVRKSMRKGGVTKQPGFSWIEIQGRSHVFMVKDKRHPRKKQIHSLLDILIAEMRQEQGNAETGSISSEEMDYSSGLLYDNAL; encoded by the coding sequence ATGGCTAGAAACTCATTTCTCAAACTCGCCTCTTTCTCAAACTCTTCACCCTTCGCAAATCTTCTCGACTCATGCATCAAATCCAAACTACCCCCAAACTACGTCCGTGCCGTCCACGCTTCCATCACCAAATCCCCTTTCTCCAACGAGGTCTTCATACAGAACCGTCTCATCGACGCCTACGCGAAACGCGGATCACTCCGCGACGCACGCAaagtgttcgacgaaatgcctcAGCGAAACGTCTACACTTGGAACGCTCTCGTGACGGCTCTGGCCAAGCTAGGGCTCTTGGAAGAAGCCGATTCTCTCTTCCGTTCGATGCCCGAGCGTGATCAGTGCACTTGGAACTCCATGGTTTCCGGGTTCGCTCAGAGCGATAGGTGCGAAGAGGCTTTGCGTTACCTCGCTGAGATGCATAAAGGAGGCTTCTTGCTGAATGAGTATGCTTGCGCTAGTGGTCTAAGTGCTTGCTCTAGCTTAGTTGATGTGAGCAGAGGTGTGCAGATACATTCTTTGATTGCCAAATCTCCTGGTTTGTTGTCTGATGTTCATATAGGTTCCGCTCTTGTTGACATGTATTCCAAATGCGGAGAGGTTGATGATGCTCAGCAGGTTTTTGATGAGATGGGTGGTGGTCGTAGAAATGTCGTCACTTGGAATAGTTTGATTACTTGTTATGAACAGAACGGTCCTGTAGCGGAAGCTCTCAATGTTTTCCGTTTGATGTTGAGATCTGGTTTTGAGCCGGATGAGGTTACGTTAGCAAGTGTGGTTAGCGCATGCGCGAGCTTGTCTGCGGTTAAAGTTGGTCGGGAAGTTCACGGACGTGTTGCTAAAGACGTTAAGTTAAGGAATGATATAATCCTAAGCAATGCTTTTGTTGATATGTATGCGAAGTGCGGCAGGGTAAAAGAGGCTAGGATCGTATTCGATAGCATGCCTATCAGAAACGTAATCGCTGAGACGTCCATGGTCAGTGGTTACGCAATGGCTGCGAGCACTAAGGCTGCTAGGCTCATGTTCACCGAGATGACAGAGAGGAATGTTGTTTCGTGGAATGCGCTTATCGCTGGCTATACGCAGAACGGGGAGAACGAAGAGGCTCTTAGTCTCTTTTGTCTGTTAAAGAGGGAGTCAGTATCCCCAACGCACTATACCTTTGCTAATATTCTCAAGGCGTGTGCGGATCTTGCAGAGTTACATCTCGGCATGCAGGCTCATGTGCATGTGTTGAAGCACGGGTTTAAGTTTCAGTCCGGTGAAGAAACTGATATATTCGTTGGCAATTCCTTGATAGATATGTATGTAAAATGTGGCTGTGTGGAAGATGGTTATCTCGTGTTTAGGAAGATGGTGGAGAGAGATTGCGTCTCCTGGAACGCGATGATTATTGGATTCGCGCAAAACGGTTATGGAAACGAGGCTCTTGAGTTGTTCAGAGAGATGCTTGCTTCTGGGGAAAAACCAGATCACATTACCATGATCGGTGTTCTTTCTGCGTGTGGACATGCTGGATTAGTTGACGAAGGGCGGCATTACTTTTCATCTATGACCAGAGACTTTGGTGTGGCTCCTCTAAGGGATCACTATACTTGCATGGTTGATTTACTCGGCCGAGCTGGATTTCTGGAAGAAGCGAAGAGTATGATTGAGGAGATGATGCCTATGGAACCAGATTCAGTTATATGGGGCTCTTTGCTTGGTGCTTGTAAAGTTCATAGGAACTTCACGTTAGGTAAGTACGTTGCGGAGAAGCTTCTTGAAGTAGAGACGTCAAACTCAGGACCATACGTTCTTCTTTCCAACATGTACGCTGAGAATGGACAATGGGAGGATGTGATGAATGTGCGTAAGTCGATGAGGAAAGGAGGAGTCACAAAGCAGCCAGGTTTTAGTTGGATAGAGATACAAGGACGTTCTCATGTTTTCATGGTTAAAGATAAAAGACATCCTCGCAAAAAGCAGATACACTCGCTTCTTGATATTCTAATAGCAGAGATGAGACAGGAACAAGGTAACGCCGAAACAGGATCAATCTCCTCTGAGGAAATGGATTATTCATCTGGTCTTCTTTATGACAATGCCTTGTAA